A stretch of the Saccharolobus caldissimus genome encodes the following:
- the cas2 gene encoding CRISPR-associated endonuclease Cas2 has product MLYVVFYDITDNELRNKVADFLKKKGMRRVQLSVFVGELNSSRLKDVEAGLRLIYRKSKPGDRFMILILPVTDTLFKQRIVIGGEYREEEGNVIW; this is encoded by the coding sequence ATGTTATACGTTGTATTTTACGATATAACTGATAACGAGTTAAGGAATAAAGTTGCAGATTTTTTAAAGAAAAAGGGAATGAGAAGAGTTCAGTTAAGTGTTTTCGTTGGGGAGTTAAATTCCTCAAGGCTTAAGGATGTGGAGGCTGGTTTAAGGCTAATTTATAGAAAGAGTAAGCCCGGGGATAGGTTTATGATATTAATATTGCCCGTAACAGATACCCTATTTAAGCAGAGGATAGTAATAGGAGGGGAGTATAGAGAAGAGGAAGGTAATGTTATTTGGTAG
- the cas1 gene encoding CRISPR-associated endonuclease Cas1 has protein sequence MLDKKIVFVKDWGAYVRVSKGMITCVVKDEVKWSLSPAEISSIIILANSSISSEVINLANQYGIEIVFFKGNEPIAKIIPASYAGSFKLWLRQIRAWKSRRVNFAREFIYGKLHNQWVTLRYYEKKYNINLNSDKLLQLEREVLVENTVEGVMQKEAEGAKWYWSGVRQLIPKELGFKGRKKRGEAKDPFNVALNIGYGMLRKSVWGAVISVGLNPYLGFLHKYRAGRPSLVLDLMEEFRSPFVDRKLIGIARQKPEDVKDIKVIYTNMVFEEEEIYTQARRLANAILHDEEYKPYMAK, from the coding sequence AACTTGTGTGGTAAAGGATGAGGTTAAATGGTCTTTATCTCCAGCTGAAATATCCTCAATTATAATTCTGGCTAATTCCTCAATATCTTCAGAGGTCATAAATTTGGCTAATCAGTACGGCATAGAGATAGTGTTCTTTAAGGGTAATGAGCCTATTGCTAAGATAATACCCGCATCTTACGCCGGTTCTTTTAAGTTATGGTTAAGGCAGATAAGGGCGTGGAAAAGCAGGAGGGTTAATTTCGCTAGGGAATTCATATACGGTAAGCTTCATAATCAATGGGTTACGTTAAGATATTACGAGAAGAAATATAACATTAATTTAAATTCAGATAAATTATTACAGCTTGAAAGAGAGGTATTAGTTGAAAACACTGTAGAAGGGGTTATGCAGAAGGAGGCTGAAGGAGCTAAGTGGTATTGGAGTGGCGTGAGGCAATTAATACCTAAGGAGTTGGGATTTAAGGGTAGGAAAAAGAGAGGTGAGGCAAAGGACCCATTTAACGTAGCTTTAAATATAGGTTACGGGATGTTAAGGAAGTCCGTATGGGGGGCGGTAATTTCTGTTGGATTGAACCCATATTTAGGTTTTTTACATAAGTATAGGGCTGGAAGACCTTCGTTGGTTCTAGACTTAATGGAGGAGTTCCGCTCTCCGTTTGTAGATAGGAAGTTAATAGGGATTGCTAGACAGAAGCCTGAAGACGTGAAGGACATTAAGGTTATATATACTAACATGGTATTTGAGGAGGAGGAAATATATACTCAGGCTAGGAGGTTGGCTAACGCTATACTTCATGATGAGGAATATAAGCCTTATATGGCGAAGTGA